One genomic window of Candidatus Kuenenia stuttgartiensis includes the following:
- a CDS encoding RCC1 repeat- and reductase domain-containing protein, whose protein sequence is MTNTVSVTGTTGTPTPTTTTEPKVAAGDSHTLALKYDGTVWTWGHNGDGQLGDGTFTNRTTPVQVNDLSDVIAIDGGQHHHSLAVKSDGTVWAWGHNDDGHLGDRTYTNRSSPVKVTDLSGAIAVAGGDSHSLALKSDGTVWAWGANWYGQLGDGTTADSTTPVQVSNLSDVIAIAGGDNHSLALKYDGTVWAWGENAYGKLGDETETNRTAPVQVGSLSNVNAIAVGDQHSLALKSDGTVWAWGNNEGGQLGDGTTTNRNTPIQVNFYGQYITTIAAGYKHNLAVDSEGYAWAWGYGWDGQLGDGANADSYIPVQVIGLRFVTAIVAGDWHSIAVKSDGTVWAWGYNGDGELGDGTTSSRSTPAQVDINLGQASDCGETNIMSWSAAKLKIKRKKSKDITITAAQGDVIEDDNTIFKCPVEGLTVTAVVDSKTEGKKLISVSPTSAVTDENGDVTFTIKAKNKKGNAKVYFSIEEWGEWVTTELSVKVR, encoded by the coding sequence ATAACAAATACGGTTTCAGTAACGGGTACAACTGGAACACCAACCCCTACAACAACGACAGAACCAAAGGTTGCGGCAGGGGATTCACACACCCTTGCCCTAAAGTATGACGGCACAGTCTGGACATGGGGACATAATGGGGATGGGCAATTAGGGGATGGAACATTTACCAACAGGACTACTCCTGTTCAGGTAAACGACCTCAGTGACGTCATTGCCATTGATGGTGGACAGCATCATCACAGCCTTGCAGTAAAATCGGATGGTACCGTATGGGCGTGGGGGCATAATGATGATGGTCATCTGGGAGATAGAACGTACACAAACAGAAGTTCCCCCGTGAAGGTAACTGATCTCAGTGGTGCTATCGCAGTTGCTGGTGGAGATTCACACAGTCTAGCCTTGAAATCAGATGGTACCGTATGGGCGTGGGGAGCGAACTGGTATGGACAATTAGGAGATGGTACAACCGCAGACAGCACTACACCTGTTCAGGTAAGTAACCTCAGCGATGTTATTGCCATTGCTGGGGGTGATAATCACAGCCTTGCTTTAAAGTACGATGGTACTGTCTGGGCATGGGGTGAAAATGCTTATGGTAAATTGGGAGACGAGACAGAAACGAATAGAACTGCACCCGTGCAGGTAGGCAGCCTCAGCAATGTTAATGCCATAGCAGTTGGCGACCAGCACAGTCTGGCACTAAAATCAGACGGCACGGTCTGGGCATGGGGAAATAACGAAGGCGGTCAATTGGGAGACGGAACAACTACAAATAGAAATACACCCATACAAGTGAATTTCTACGGCCAGTATATTACTACGATCGCGGCTGGATATAAGCATAACCTTGCTGTGGATTCAGAAGGTTATGCTTGGGCGTGGGGGTATGGTTGGGATGGTCAGTTGGGAGACGGGGCTAACGCAGATAGCTACATTCCTGTGCAAGTGATAGGACTTCGCTTTGTTACGGCCATTGTAGCTGGCGATTGGCATAGCATTGCCGTGAAGTCAGACGGCACGGTCTGGGCATGGGGGTATAATGGGGATGGTGAACTGGGAGACGGTACAACCTCAAGCAGAAGCACCCCGGCTCAGGTTGATATTAATTTAGGTCAGGCATCAGATTGTGGCGAGACTAATATAATGAGCTGGTCTGCCGCCAAATTGAAAATTAAAAGAAAGAAAAGTAAAGATATAACCATAACAGCCGCTCAAGGTGATGTGATAGAAGATGATAATACCATTTTTAAATGTCCCGTTGAAGGCCTGACGGTTACTGCAGTTGTTGATAGTAAAACTGAAGGAAAGAAGCTCATATCGGTTTCACCAACAAGCGCTGTAACTGATGAAAACGGTGATGTGACGTTCACGATAAAAGCCAAGAATAAAAAGGGAAATGCAAAGGTCTATTTTTCAATAGAAGAATGGGGTGAGTGGGTAACTACGGAATTATCAGTAAAGGTAAGGTAA
- a CDS encoding autotransporter outer membrane beta-barrel domain-containing protein produces MLLFKPCPPLAGVQGVDWISPSIQLSIPEAAMIQRNCVVFTVSAILFLIVFSIPSLIASHENSNKQSFKSSIPQSTIQNLSSTSTGDPKLDSAAFAQKTKKLQIPFLANNGQVDEQVKFYANTFGGTVFVTKDGEIVYSLPNNSSDVETQCLASSMRSPNGIHNAKCKIQNTRNMSNTTNRLSCILHHESNIPYCTNCLLACLAKHTGRDTQGVAIKETLVGGRVQEITGNEKAVTKVSYFKGTDKSQWKTNISAYDVVSLGEVYDGIELKLKAYGNNVEKLFCVKPDANPEQIQVKLSGVIDLRVNNEGQLVAETKLGAVKFTKPVAYQEINGRRVDVECKYTIADCGMQNAECKTNLKSETRNLSSTEIGDPQLEYGFTVASYDCTKDLIIDPLLASTYVGGSSSGDFGNSLALDTSGNVYVTGWTYSSDFPTTSGAYDTSFNGYMDVFVSKLNSGLTSLLASTYLGGSGGESGYSLTLDTSGNVYVMGYTGSTDFPTTSGAYDTSYNGGNYYGDVFVSKLDSGLTSLLASTYLGGSNDDIGNSLALDTSGNVYVTGNTSSSDFPTTSGAHDTSLNGGYYDVFVSKLDGGLTRLLASTYLGGSADDYGKSLALDTSGNVYVTGNTPSTDFPTTNGAYDTSFNSGSAVFISKLDGGLTSLLASTFLGGFGDDRGYSLSLDTSGNVYVTGLAGPNFPTTSGAYDTTFNGGYAAFVSKLDGGLTSLLASTFLGGSSEAWGYSLSLDTSGRVYVTGFTTSTDFPTTSGAYDTSFNGGYDVFVSKLNNGLTGLLASTYLGGSDYDFGNSLILDTSGHVYVTGSTGSTGFPTTSSAYDTSHNGGSYNVFVSKLDGNLSASAATTPTPSPTPSPAPTPSPTTSPEEENLLEKYAPILYMHSKERLHPTNVKVMLENSELYEKICKKEKKDGTCKKYKGEQVDTKDKKLTTDLLMNDYNMDDYNDDNYYYLQLKKKAEKKAKKEEWKERQTVYGRKFISEEDKTKTVLQYWFFYVYNDWSGSYEGGNKHEGDWEMIQIILDSNKQPWKITYSFHRGGQTFLWDDKEVSKSDDGNHPLVYMTLGGHGCWNKPGNHKWYQEPATCMDCTDETADNGDVLHPDTMSNAEIDEIKTSTKKYAYVIEDMTDWTEENQDWIYWKGYWGKQTKKKMNNKRDYDIIYGYNSGPSSPPYIDYIDDEIGGRWEKPILWATSPKPSDYEICASSNIKIIAHDIEGNVSNLLDNCSFDTSCGGCATIKILYSEKDQIFEVYSLDGEEVTLKISRYNRNTKEVCEVEFDWLEIPRNGKATLRFSPDENPNLEMEIDHDLNGIFDYRVSPNYV; encoded by the coding sequence ATGCTCCTGTTCAAACCATGTCCCCCGCTGGCGGGGGTGCAGGGGGTGGACTGGATTTCTCCATCGATTCAACTATCAATTCCGGAGGCTGCCATGATACAAAGAAATTGTGTTGTTTTTACAGTATCAGCAATTCTTTTTCTGATAGTATTTTCCATCCCATCGTTGATAGCAAGCCATGAAAACTCAAATAAACAATCATTCAAAAGCTCAATTCCGCAATCTACAATCCAAAACTTGTCCTCGACTTCGACCGGGGATCCGAAATTAGACTCGGCGGCATTTGCCCAGAAAACAAAGAAACTTCAAATACCCTTCTTAGCCAATAACGGCCAGGTAGATGAACAGGTGAAATTCTATGCCAATACTTTTGGCGGAACTGTGTTCGTAACGAAGGACGGTGAGATTGTGTATTCCTTGCCGAATAATAGTTCAGATGTAGAGACGCAATGCCTTGCGTCTTCAATGCGTTCGCCCAATGGGATACACAATGCAAAATGCAAAATACAAAATACACGAAACATGTCAAATACCACAAATCGTTTATCGTGCATCTTGCATCATGAATCAAACATCCCATATTGCACCAATTGTCTTTTAGCATGCCTTGCTAAACATACCGGACGAGACACCCAGGGAGTTGCCATTAAAGAGACGCTTGTAGGCGGCAGAGTTCAGGAGATAACTGGAAATGAAAAGGCTGTAACAAAGGTGAGCTATTTTAAAGGAACCGACAAATCTCAATGGAAAACCAATATTTCAGCATATGATGTAGTATCGCTTGGAGAAGTCTACGACGGTATAGAACTCAAATTAAAGGCGTATGGAAATAATGTAGAGAAGCTTTTTTGTGTAAAACCAGACGCAAACCCCGAACAAATACAGGTAAAGCTCAGTGGTGTAATAGATTTGCGGGTAAATAACGAAGGACAGCTTGTGGCAGAGACAAAGCTTGGGGCGGTAAAGTTTACAAAACCCGTGGCATATCAGGAAATAAACGGCAGACGAGTGGACGTGGAATGTAAATATACGATTGCGGATTGTGGAATGCAGAATGCGGAATGTAAAACAAATCTGAAATCCGAAACCCGAAACTTGTCCTCGACTGAGATCGGGGATCCGCAATTAGAATACGGCTTCACCGTAGCAAGCTACGACTGCACAAAAGACCTCATCATCGACCCCCTGCTGGCATCCACGTACGTGGGCGGGTCTAGTAGTGGTGATTTTGGTAATTCTCTCGCCCTCGACACAAGCGGGAACGTATATGTGACGGGGTGGACTTATTCATCAGACTTTCCGACGACGAGCGGGGCTTATGATACCTCTTTTAATGGTTATATGGATGTCTTTGTCTCGAAGCTGAATAGTGGATTAACTAGTTTGCTGGCATCCACGTATCTGGGAGGGTCTGGTGGTGAGTCGGGGTATTCTCTTACCCTCGACACAAGCGGGAACGTATATGTGATGGGGTATACTGGTTCAACAGACTTTCCGACCACGAGCGGTGCTTATGATACCTCCTATAATGGTGGTAATTATTATGGTGATGTCTTTGTCTCGAAGCTGGACAGTGGATTAACGAGCCTGCTAGCATCCACGTACCTGGGCGGGTCTAATGATGATATTGGTAATTCTCTCGCCCTTGACACAAGCGGGAATGTATATGTGACAGGGAATACTTCTTCATCAGACTTTCCTACCACGAGCGGGGCACATGATACCTCTCTTAATGGTGGTTATTATGATGTCTTTGTCTCGAAGCTGGACGGTGGACTGACGAGACTGCTGGCATCCACGTACCTGGGCGGGTCTGCTGATGATTATGGTAAATCTCTTGCCCTCGACACAAGCGGGAACGTATATGTGACGGGGAATACTCCTTCAACAGACTTTCCGACTACGAACGGGGCATACGATACCTCTTTTAATAGCGGCAGTGCCGTCTTTATCTCGAAGCTGGACGGTGGATTAACGAGCCTGCTGGCATCCACTTTCTTGGGCGGGTTTGGTGATGATCGGGGTTATTCTCTCAGCCTCGACACAAGCGGGAACGTATATGTGACGGGGCTTGCTGGGCCAAACTTTCCGACCACGAGCGGGGCATATGATACCACTTTTAATGGTGGTTATGCTGCCTTTGTTTCGAAGCTGGATGGTGGATTAACGAGCCTGCTTGCTTCCACGTTCCTGGGCGGATCTAGTGAGGCTTGGGGTTATTCTCTCTCCCTCGACACAAGCGGGCGTGTATATGTGACGGGGTTTACTACGTCAACAGACTTTCCGACCACGAGCGGGGCATATGATACATCCTTTAATGGTGGTTATGATGTCTTTGTCTCGAAGCTGAACAATGGATTAACGGGCCTGCTGGCATCCACGTACCTTGGTGGGTCTGATTATGATTTTGGTAATTCTCTTATCCTCGACACAAGCGGGCATGTATATGTGACGGGGTCTACTGGATCAACAGGCTTTCCGACGACGAGTAGTGCATATGATACCTCTCATAATGGTGGAAGTTATAATGTCTTTGTCTCGAAGCTGGACGGTAATCTTTCTGCCTCTGCTGCAACCACACCTACCCCTTCGCCCACGCCTTCACCTGCACCAACACCGTCTCCAACAACAAGCCCAGAGGAAGAAAACCTCCTGGAAAAATACGCGCCGATTTTGTATATGCACTCTAAGGAGCGATTACATCCTACAAATGTTAAAGTAATGTTGGAAAATTCAGAACTATACGAAAAAATATGTAAAAAAGAAAAAAAAGATGGTACGTGTAAAAAATATAAAGGAGAACAAGTAGATACAAAAGATAAAAAACTTACTACAGATTTGTTAATGAATGATTACAATATGGATGATTACAATGATGATAACTATTATTATCTTCAGCTAAAAAAGAAGGCAGAGAAGAAGGCAAAAAAGGAGGAATGGAAAGAACGACAAACTGTTTATGGCCGTAAATTTATTAGCGAAGAGGATAAAACAAAAACAGTGCTTCAATATTGGTTTTTTTATGTTTACAATGATTGGAGCGGCTCTTATGAAGGCGGTAATAAGCACGAAGGGGACTGGGAAATGATCCAGATTATTTTAGACAGCAATAAGCAGCCATGGAAAATTACCTATTCTTTTCATCGTGGCGGGCAAACATTCTTATGGGATGACAAAGAGGTAAGCAAAAGCGATGATGGAAATCACCCTTTGGTATATATGACTTTGGGGGGGCACGGGTGTTGGAACAAACCTGGAAATCACAAGTGGTATCAAGAACCTGCAACGTGCATGGATTGTACTGATGAGACAGCTGATAATGGTGACGTATTACATCCGGATACTATGTCTAATGCTGAAATTGATGAAATAAAAACGAGTACAAAAAAATATGCTTATGTAATTGAAGACATGACTGATTGGACAGAGGAAAATCAAGATTGGATATATTGGAAAGGGTACTGGGGAAAGCAGACTAAAAAGAAAATGAATAACAAAAGAGATTACGATATTATATACGGGTATAATTCCGGTCCCTCAAGTCCGCCCTACATTGATTACATAGATGATGAAATAGGTGGTCGTTGGGAAAAACCAATATTGTGGGCAACAAGTCCTAAGCCATCAGATTATGAAATTTGTGCTTCTTCCAATATCAAAATTATTGCCCATGATATAGAGGGTAATGTTTCGAACCTTTTGGATAATTGTTCGTTTGATACTTCTTGTGGTGGATGCGCAACCATTAAAATATTGTATTCAGAAAAGGACCAGATATTTGAAGTCTATTCCCTCGACGGCGAAGAAGTAACCCTGAAAATCAGCAGATACAACAGGAATACAAAGGAAGTGTGCGAAGTGGAATTTGACTGGCTTGAAATTCCCAGGAACGGCAAGGCAACACTTAGATTTTCTCCAGATGAAAACCCAAATCTTGAAATGGAAATTGACCACGACCTTAATGGAATTTTTGATTATCGTGTATCGCCAAATTATGTATAG
- a CDS encoding IS4-like element ISCku3 family transposase yields the protein MMREDWDLLRTFFPNDWKSLAVDTNALKGLRKDKSEEKLLRTLLIHLGCGYSLRETVVLAKRANLADLSDVALLKRLKKSKEWLYKLCLSLFRERGLQINKRNNFHLRLFDATTVKEPGKTGSLWRIHYSIEVPSLSCDFFKLTGTEGEGTGESFRQFPMKKDDYIIADRGYCTGQGIHHATRKGAYLSVRVNSQSLRIFGEEKKPFPLLKEIQYLKRPLAIKSWNVFIPNVDNTEYVKGRLCIIHKTEEAIKIAHKKLKRHASKKGIELKPETLIYAKYVIVFTTFPENQFTAFDILEWYRVRWQIELVFKRFKQIAQFGHLPKYDDDSSKAWLYGKLFVALLTEKLIDFATSFSPWGYFIVKQED from the coding sequence ATGATGAGAGAAGATTGGGATCTTCTAAGAACTTTCTTCCCAAACGATTGGAAAAGTTTAGCCGTTGATACAAATGCTTTAAAAGGCTTGCGCAAGGATAAATCTGAAGAAAAGCTTCTTCGAACATTATTAATTCATTTAGGATGTGGCTATTCATTGCGTGAAACAGTAGTTCTAGCCAAGCGTGCTAACTTAGCAGATTTATCCGATGTTGCCTTATTAAAGCGATTAAAAAAGAGCAAAGAATGGCTATATAAATTATGTTTATCTTTATTCCGTGAGCGTGGCCTCCAAATTAATAAACGGAATAATTTTCATCTTCGCTTATTTGATGCAACAACAGTAAAGGAACCTGGGAAAACAGGAAGTCTTTGGCGCATTCATTATAGTATTGAGGTTCCTTCATTATCTTGCGATTTCTTTAAACTTACGGGAACTGAAGGAGAAGGCACAGGAGAATCTTTTCGGCAGTTTCCGATGAAAAAAGATGATTATATTATAGCTGACAGAGGTTACTGTACTGGCCAAGGAATTCATCATGCAACAAGGAAAGGCGCTTATCTTAGCGTTAGAGTTAATTCGCAATCTCTACGGATATTCGGCGAAGAAAAGAAACCCTTTCCTTTATTGAAAGAAATCCAATATTTAAAAAGACCCCTTGCTATAAAATCATGGAACGTTTTTATTCCAAACGTTGATAATACTGAATATGTCAAAGGTCGTCTTTGTATAATACACAAAACAGAAGAAGCCATTAAAATAGCTCATAAAAAACTTAAAAGACATGCAAGCAAAAAGGGCATTGAACTAAAACCGGAGACCCTTATTTATGCCAAGTACGTAATAGTATTCACAACGTTTCCTGAAAATCAATTTACCGCTTTTGATATCTTAGAATGGTATCGAGTTCGATGGCAAATTGAACTGGTCTTTAAAAGATTTAAACAAATAGCACAATTTGGACACTTACCTAAATACGATGATGATAGCTCAAAAGCTTGGCTTTATGGCAAACTATTCGTTGCTCTTTTGACAGAAAAACTAATAGATTTTGCTACGTCTTTTTCCCCCTGGGGATACTTCATTGTCAAGCAAGAAGACTAA
- a CDS encoding SBBP repeat-containing protein, with protein MIQRNCVVFTVSAILFLIVFSIPSLIASHENSNKQSFKSSIPQSTIQNLSSTSTGDPKLDSAAFAQKTKKLQIPFIANNGQVDEQVKFYANTFGGTVFVTKDGEIVYALPNNSSESGVRCSKNQEAKCMIQGPRNMSNTTNRLSCILHHEANIPYCTNCLLAGIAKNIGQDTQGVAIKETLVGGRVHEITGNEKAVTKVSYFKGNDTSQWKTNISAYDVVSLGEVYDGIELKLKAYGNNVEKLFCVKPDANPDQIQVKLSGAKDLRVNDEGQLEAETELGMVKFTKPIAYQEIDGNRVAVDVEYDIQNPEVGRRNQKIPNWKSASYNKTRTKKFVHSTHKHNPNSEIQNPKLEYGFKVASYDKTYELIIDPLLASTYLGGSDNDYVYSLALDTSGNVYVTGYTKSSNFPTTSGAYDTSFTGGNYQEHVFVSKLDGGLTSLLASTFLGGSDYNCGYSLALDTSGNVYVTGKTGSSDFPTTSGAYDTSFTGGNYQEHVFVSKLDGGLTSLLASTFLGGSGQDYGYSLALDTSGNVYVTGYTMSSDFPTTSGAYDTSQTGSSDVFVSKLNSGLTSLLASTYLGGSSDDYGYSLALDTSGNVYVTGYTKSSDFPTMSGAYDTSLSQTGSHDVFVSKLNSGLTSLLASTYLGEPGYNEGRSLALDTSGNVYVTGYTMSPLFPTTSGAYDTSYNYGYDVFVSKLDGGLTSLLASTYLGGLSDDYGYSLALDTNGNVYVTGQTESSRFPTTRGAYDTSDSDDSDVFVSKLNSGLTSLLASTYLGGSNDDEGYSLVLDTSGNVYVTGWTSGGGFPTTSGAYDTSYYYGYDVFVSKLDGNLSATSATPTPTPTPTPTPTPTPTTCTDSYEPNNSTSEAYGPLRSGSSYSGKICSDSDVDWFKVNITIEGTISLSLTVPSSNDYELELYDASYAKIVSSTNGSGVSESIDYDATSTGNYYIKIYGFSGSSNTTNSYTLTYTYTSKTTPTPTTTLTPGGHTAALSVSPSEVSLYDSVVVTVVDWDLNTTSSYADTGNVRIKSNSDTTGFYLGLMEMNVNSGSFKGTFVTGDTTDLSASPRKIGVGVNDTITVS; from the coding sequence ATGATACAAAGAAATTGTGTTGTTTTTACAGTATCAGCAATTCTTTTTCTGATAGTATTTTCCATCCCATCGTTGATAGCAAGCCATGAAAACTCAAATAAACAATCATTCAAAAGCTCAATTCCGCAATCTACAATCCAAAACTTGTCCTCGACTTCGACCGGGGATCCGAAATTAGACTCGGCGGCATTTGCCCAGAAAACAAAGAAGCTTCAAATACCCTTTATAGCCAACAACGGACAGGTAGATGAACAGGTGAAATTCTATGCCAATACATTTGGCGGGACGGTGTTCGTGACAAAAGACGGCGAGATTGTGTATGCGTTGCCGAATAATAGTTCAGAGTCGGGAGTTCGATGTTCGAAGAATCAAGAGGCAAAATGCATGATTCAGGGTCCACGAAACATGTCAAATACCACAAATCGTTTATCGTGCATCTTGCATCATGAAGCAAACATCCCATATTGTACCAATTGTCTTTTAGCTGGCATTGCTAAGAATATCGGTCAAGACACCCAGGGAGTTGCCATTAAAGAGACGCTTGTAGGTGGCAGAGTTCATGAGATAACTGGAAATGAAAAGGCTGTAACAAAGGTGAGCTATTTTAAGGGAAATGACACATCTCAATGGAAAACCAATATTTCAGCATATGATGTAGTATCGCTTGGTGAAGTCTACGACGGTATAGAACTCAAATTAAAGGCGTATGGAAATAATGTCGAGAAGCTTTTTTGTGTAAAACCAGATGCAAACCCCGATCAAATACAGGTAAAGCTCAGTGGTGCAAAAGATTTGCGTGTAAATGACGAAGGGCAGCTTGAAGCAGAAACGGAATTGGGGATGGTTAAGTTTACAAAACCCATAGCATATCAGGAAATCGATGGGAATCGGGTGGCGGTAGATGTTGAATACGACATTCAGAATCCAGAAGTCGGGAGACGGAATCAAAAAATTCCAAATTGGAAATCAGCAAGCTACAATAAAACACGGACAAAAAAGTTTGTCCATTCCACCCATAAACACAATCCAAATTCTGAAATCCAAAATCCAAAATTGGAGTACGGCTTCAAAGTCGCCTCTTACGACAAAACATATGAACTAATCATCGACCCCCTACTAGCCTCCACATACCTAGGCGGGTCTGATAATGATTATGTTTATTCCCTTGCCCTCGATACGAGCGGGAATGTATATGTGACGGGGTATACCAAGTCATCAAACTTTCCTACGACGAGCGGGGCATATGATACCTCTTTTACTGGTGGTAATTATCAGGAACATGTCTTTGTCTCGAAGCTGGACGGTGGATTAACGAGCCTGCTGGCATCCACGTTCCTGGGCGGGTCTGATTATAATTGTGGTTATTCTCTAGCCCTCGACACAAGCGGGAATGTATATGTGACGGGGAAGACCGGGTCATCAGACTTTCCTACGACGAGCGGGGCATATGATACCTCTTTTACTGGTGGTAATTATCAGGAACATGTCTTTGTCTCGAAGCTGGACGGTGGATTAACGAGCCTGCTGGCATCCACGTTCCTGGGAGGGTCTGGTCAGGATTATGGTTATTCCCTCGCCCTCGACACGAGCGGGAATGTATATGTGACGGGGTATACTATGTCATCAGACTTTCCGACGACGAGTGGGGCATATGATACCTCTCAAACTGGTTCTTCTGATGTCTTTGTCTCGAAGCTGAACAGTGGATTAACGAGCCTGCTGGCATCCACGTACCTGGGCGGGTCTAGTGATGATTATGGTTATTCCCTCGCCCTCGATACGAGCGGGAATGTATATGTGACGGGGTATACTAAGTCATCAGACTTTCCGACGATGAGTGGGGCATATGATACATCTTTGAGTCAAACTGGTTCTCATGATGTCTTTGTCTCGAAGCTGAACAGTGGATTAACGAGCCTGCTGGCATCCACGTACCTGGGCGAGCCTGGTTATAATGAGGGTCGTTCTCTTGCCCTCGACACGAGCGGGAATGTATATGTGACGGGGTATACTATGTCACCACTCTTTCCGACTACGAGCGGGGCATATGACACCTCTTATAATTATGGTTATGATGTCTTTGTATCTAAGCTGGACGGTGGATTAACGAGCCTGCTGGCATCCACGTATCTGGGCGGGCTTAGTGATGATTATGGTTATTCCCTCGCCCTCGACACGAACGGGAATGTGTATGTGACGGGGCAAACTGAGTCATCACGCTTTCCGACTACGAGGGGTGCATATGATACTTCCGATAGTGATGATTCTGATGTCTTTGTCTCGAAGCTGAACAGTGGATTAACGAGCCTGCTGGCATCCACGTACCTGGGCGGGTCTAATGATGATGAGGGTTATTCTCTCGTCCTAGACACAAGCGGGAATGTATATGTAACGGGTTGGACTAGCGGAGGAGGCTTTCCGACTACGAGTGGGGCATATGATACCTCTTATTATTATGGTTATGATGTCTTTGTATCTAAGCTGGACGGCAATCTTTCTGCCACATCAGCAACACCAACACCAACACCAACACCAACACCAACACCAACACCAACTCCAACTACGTGTACTGACAGCTACGAGCCTAACAACAGTACGTCTGAAGCTTACGGACCTTTGCGTTCTGGATCGAGTTACAGTGGCAAGATTTGCTCGGATAGTGACGTGGATTGGTTTAAGGTGAATATAACAATCGAAGGTACAATATCACTGTCCTTAACGGTTCCGTCTTCCAATGATTATGAATTAGAGCTGTATGATGCTTCTTATGCGAAAATCGTCAGTTCTACTAATGGGAGTGGTGTGAGCGAGTCGATTGACTACGATGCCACTTCAACGGGAAATTACTATATCAAGATATACGGATTCAGTGGCTCATCGAATACTACAAATTCATATACACTCACCTATACGTATACGTCTAAGACAACACCAACCCCTACAACAACGCTTACTCCAGGTGGTCACACTGCTGCCTTATCTGTAAGTCCGTCAGAAGTATCTCTATATGATTCTGTTGTAGTAACAGTCGTGGATTGGGATTTAAATACAACCAGTAGCTATGCCGATACTGGAAATGTGAGAATTAAATCAAATTCAGATACAACAGGCTTCTATCTTGGGTTAATGGAAATGAATGTGAACTCTGGCAGTTTTAAGGGTACATTCGTGACGGGCGATACGACAGACTTGTCTGCATCTCCTCGAAAAATAGGTGTTGGAGTAAATGATACTATAACTGTGTCTTAG